The Miscanthus floridulus cultivar M001 chromosome 7, ASM1932011v1, whole genome shotgun sequence genome includes a region encoding these proteins:
- the LOC136463788 gene encoding uncharacterized protein, translating into MVYRNGTGMIHSLQLCISGQKQNAWCKYREYTNGLDVLTQHQVFWCLWNSPELQDYLSPVTRDESHEYRCDVPLILFHVVEIHLPIWVCRQFRRMTGCPPPLYSTNQVLHGFDRRKRYKTKD; encoded by the exons atggtttaccg caatggaacgggcatgatacactccctacagctctgtatatctggacagaAGCAAAATGCGTggtgcaagtacagggagtatacgaatggtctcgacgtcctgacacagcatcag gtgttttggtgtctTTGGAATTCTCCGGAGCTacaggactatctgagtcctgtcactagggacgagtcacacgagtatcgctgcgacgtccctcttattttattccatgtggtcgagattcacttgcccatctgggtctgcagacagtttagaagaatgacaggctgcccaccaccgctttactccaccaatcaagtattgcatgg gtttgaccgcaggaagaggtacaagaccaaggattga
- the LOC136467288 gene encoding uncharacterized protein isoform X1 has product MGGVCSRKRSQLVDEGDSLQTSPRFSKTSSLKWLLLTLPRSNSDVSGKGQRNEPGRCPSLMKLCVARVCQDIDKYSTFAMLPRDLSQQIFNELVNSNRLTEASLQIFRDCALQDIGLGEYSGVNDAWMEVVSSQRQSLLSVDISCSEVTDSGIDLLRDCSSMQSLACNYCDQISESGLVVLSGLSNLTSLSFKRSNAVTADGMRAFANLVNLLNLDLEGCSKIYGGLIHLKDLTKLESLNMRYCNYIADSDIKYLSDLTNLKDLQLSCCKITDLGVSYIRGLQKLTHLNLEGCPVTASCLEAISGLSSLVLLNLNRCGIYDDGCENFEGLKELKVLNLGYNYITDACLVHLKGLISLESLNLDSCKVGDDGLSHLKGLVLLQSLELSDTEVGNNGLQHVSGLCNLRSINLSFTLVTDIGMKKISMLNSLKSVNLDNRQITDVGLAALTSLTRLTHLDLFGARITDYGTNCFRYFKNLLSLEVCGGFVTDAGVKNIKDLNALTLLNLSQNVNLTDKTLELISGLTALVNLNVSNSRVSNAGLKHLNDLQNLRSLSLDSTRVTANEMRKLQATMLPNLISMRPE; this is encoded by the exons ATGGGTGGTGTCTGCTCTAGGAAGAGAAGTCAATTGGTGGATGAAGGTGACTCTCTCCAGACATCCCCAAGGTTCTCAAAGACCAGCAGCTTGAAATGGCTGCTGCTTACACTGCCCCGCAGCAATTCTGATGTATCCGGGAAGGGGCAGAGGAATGAACCTGGGCGGTGCCCGTCCCTCATGAAGCTCTGTGTGGCTAGAGTCTGCCAG GATATCGACAAGTATTCAACTTTTGCAATGCTGCCGAGGGATCTCAGCCAGCAGATTTTCAATGAATTGGTAAATTCAAACCGTCTTACGGAGGCATCGCTTCAAATTTTTAGGGATTGTGCTCTGCAG GACATTGGCTTAGGGGAGTACTCTGGAGTAAACGATGCTTGGATGGAAGTAGTGTCATCTCAAAGGCAGTCATTGTTGTCAGTTGATATTTCTTGCTCTGAAGTAACTGATAGTGGGATAGATCTTCTTAGAGATTGCTCAAGCATGCAAAGCTTGGCATGTAATTACTGTGATCAAATATCCGAAAGTGGGCTGGTCGTATTGTCAG GACTGTCAAACCTGACTTCTTTAAGCTTCAAGAGAAGTAATGCTGTTACTGCTGACGGAATGAGAGCCTTTGCAAATTTAGTTAACTTGCTAAATCTCGACCTTGAAGGTTGCTCAAAGATTTATGGTGGCCTTATTCATTTAAAAG ATCTGACAAAGCTCGAGTCATTGAATATGAGATATTGCAATTATATTGCGGATTCAGATATCAAATATTTATCAG ATCTTACAAATTTGAAGGACCTTCAATTGTCATGTTGTAAGATCACAGATCTGGGGGTGTCGTATATCAGAG GCTTGCAGAAGCTCACTCACTTGAACCTAGAGGGCTGCCCAGTGACCGCTTCTTGTTTGGAAGCTATTTCAG GATTGTCTTCATTGGTATTGTTGAACTTGAACCGTTGTGGTATATACGATGATGGATGTGAAAACTTTGAAG GTCTTAAAGAGTTGAAGGTTTTAAACTTGGGGTATAACTATATTACAGATGCTTGTTTGGTGCATCTCAAAG GATTGATCAGTTTGGAGTCTCTGAATTTGGATTCGTGCAAGGTTGGAGATGATGGTCTATCACATCTGAAAG GTCTTGTGCTACTGCAAAGCTTGGAGCTTTCTGATACTGAAGTTGGAAACAATGGACTCCAGCATGTATCTG GTCTTTGTAATCTGCGAAGTATTAATCTCTCATTTACTTTGGTCACGGACATTGGTATGAAGAAGATCTCCATGTTGAATTCGCTGAAGTCAGTTAACCTTGACAATCGCCAAATTACTGATGTTGGCCTGGCAGCACTTACAA GTCTCACCAGGCTGACTCATCTTGACCTTTTTGGAGCTCGCATAACTGACTATGGCACAAACTGCTTCAGAT ATTttaagaatcttctttctcttgaAGTCTGTGGTGGGTTCGTTACTGATGCTGGAGTGAAGAACATCAAGGATCTGAATGCTCTGACACTGCTGAATCTTTCTCAAAATGTTAATCTGACAGACAAAACCTTGGAGCTGATCTCTG GCCTGACTGCTTTGGTCAACTTGAACGTGTCAAACTCGCGGGTGTCCAATGCTGGTCTCAAACACTTGAATGACCTGCAGAACTTGCGTTCACTGTCTCTAGACTCCACCCGGGTCACGGCAAACGAGATGAGGAAGCTCCAAGCAACAATGCTGCCAAATCTGATCAGCATGCGGCCAGAGTAG
- the LOC136467288 gene encoding uncharacterized protein isoform X2 produces the protein MFLYQDIGLGEYSGVNDAWMEVVSSQRQSLLSVDISCSEVTDSGIDLLRDCSSMQSLACNYCDQISESGLVVLSGLSNLTSLSFKRSNAVTADGMRAFANLVNLLNLDLEGCSKIYGGLIHLKDLTKLESLNMRYCNYIADSDIKYLSDLTNLKDLQLSCCKITDLGVSYIRGLQKLTHLNLEGCPVTASCLEAISGLSSLVLLNLNRCGIYDDGCENFEGLKELKVLNLGYNYITDACLVHLKGLISLESLNLDSCKVGDDGLSHLKGLVLLQSLELSDTEVGNNGLQHVSGLCNLRSINLSFTLVTDIGMKKISMLNSLKSVNLDNRQITDVGLAALTSLTRLTHLDLFGARITDYGTNCFRYFKNLLSLEVCGGFVTDAGVKNIKDLNALTLLNLSQNVNLTDKTLELISGLTALVNLNVSNSRVSNAGLKHLNDLQNLRSLSLDSTRVTANEMRKLQATMLPNLISMRPE, from the exons ATGTTTTTGTATCAG GACATTGGCTTAGGGGAGTACTCTGGAGTAAACGATGCTTGGATGGAAGTAGTGTCATCTCAAAGGCAGTCATTGTTGTCAGTTGATATTTCTTGCTCTGAAGTAACTGATAGTGGGATAGATCTTCTTAGAGATTGCTCAAGCATGCAAAGCTTGGCATGTAATTACTGTGATCAAATATCCGAAAGTGGGCTGGTCGTATTGTCAG GACTGTCAAACCTGACTTCTTTAAGCTTCAAGAGAAGTAATGCTGTTACTGCTGACGGAATGAGAGCCTTTGCAAATTTAGTTAACTTGCTAAATCTCGACCTTGAAGGTTGCTCAAAGATTTATGGTGGCCTTATTCATTTAAAAG ATCTGACAAAGCTCGAGTCATTGAATATGAGATATTGCAATTATATTGCGGATTCAGATATCAAATATTTATCAG ATCTTACAAATTTGAAGGACCTTCAATTGTCATGTTGTAAGATCACAGATCTGGGGGTGTCGTATATCAGAG GCTTGCAGAAGCTCACTCACTTGAACCTAGAGGGCTGCCCAGTGACCGCTTCTTGTTTGGAAGCTATTTCAG GATTGTCTTCATTGGTATTGTTGAACTTGAACCGTTGTGGTATATACGATGATGGATGTGAAAACTTTGAAG GTCTTAAAGAGTTGAAGGTTTTAAACTTGGGGTATAACTATATTACAGATGCTTGTTTGGTGCATCTCAAAG GATTGATCAGTTTGGAGTCTCTGAATTTGGATTCGTGCAAGGTTGGAGATGATGGTCTATCACATCTGAAAG GTCTTGTGCTACTGCAAAGCTTGGAGCTTTCTGATACTGAAGTTGGAAACAATGGACTCCAGCATGTATCTG GTCTTTGTAATCTGCGAAGTATTAATCTCTCATTTACTTTGGTCACGGACATTGGTATGAAGAAGATCTCCATGTTGAATTCGCTGAAGTCAGTTAACCTTGACAATCGCCAAATTACTGATGTTGGCCTGGCAGCACTTACAA GTCTCACCAGGCTGACTCATCTTGACCTTTTTGGAGCTCGCATAACTGACTATGGCACAAACTGCTTCAGAT ATTttaagaatcttctttctcttgaAGTCTGTGGTGGGTTCGTTACTGATGCTGGAGTGAAGAACATCAAGGATCTGAATGCTCTGACACTGCTGAATCTTTCTCAAAATGTTAATCTGACAGACAAAACCTTGGAGCTGATCTCTG GCCTGACTGCTTTGGTCAACTTGAACGTGTCAAACTCGCGGGTGTCCAATGCTGGTCTCAAACACTTGAATGACCTGCAGAACTTGCGTTCACTGTCTCTAGACTCCACCCGGGTCACGGCAAACGAGATGAGGAAGCTCCAAGCAACAATGCTGCCAAATCTGATCAGCATGCGGCCAGAGTAG